From one Caldithrix abyssi DSM 13497 genomic stretch:
- a CDS encoding translation initiation factor yields MAKNKSKLVYSTAPDWQNRPQEQDNEAPQKQGTVYLQRVTKGRGGKTVTLVKGLAGDLKRWKKELQQVCGAGGTVKESTVEIQGDHRQKIAEYLKQKGMKSKMAGG; encoded by the coding sequence ATGGCTAAAAACAAGAGCAAACTGGTGTATTCGACGGCGCCGGACTGGCAAAATAGACCACAAGAACAGGACAATGAAGCGCCTCAAAAACAGGGAACGGTTTATCTGCAGCGTGTGACCAAAGGACGGGGCGGCAAAACCGTTACGCTGGTTAAAGGATTGGCGGGCGATTTAAAGCGCTGGAAAAAAGAACTGCAGCAGGTGTGCGGCGCGGGCGGAACGGTAAAAGAATCGACGGTAGAAATTCAGGGCGACCATCGTCAAAAGATTGCCGAATATCTGAAGCAAAAGGGCATGAAGAGCAAAATGGCCGGCGGGTAA